A window of Candidatus Kryptoniota bacterium genomic DNA:
AATTCTTTCCACGAAGAGTGCGCTTAGATCGTCCTGGATGCCGTATGCTCCAGCCTTGTCAAACGGCGCACCCGATTCCACATACTCGTCGATTTCCTCGTCGCTCAAGTTTCTGAAAGTCACGTCTGTAATTTCACAATGCTGAACGATTTTCCTTTCCGGGACCCGGAGTAATGTGAACCCCGTGTAAACCTGGTGCGTCCTTCCACTCAGCGACCTGAGCATCTTTCGAGCATCGTCGGCGTCTATCGGCTTATTCAGCACTTTTCCATCCAGGTACACTATCGTGTCGGCCGTCGCAATTATTCCTGACGTCACTTTCTTCGCGGCCTCATCCGCTTTCTTACCCGAAAGGCTTATCACGTATTCCTCGGGATTATTCGCGAAGTGGTTCGTCTCGTCGACCTCCACATCAAGAAGTGTGAACTTAATTCCCACCATTTCGAGTATCTGGCGTCTTCTCGGCGACCTGGACGCAAGAAAAATATGAGGAAGATTCATGGTCGGTGATTATCAATTTCCGATTGAGAATTTAAGATTTGCATTTCACAATTCATCAATAGACCTTTTTCACTTCTGTCCCGGGATAATAGTGGGAGAGAATTTGTTGATAGGTATATCCAAGTCTTGACATGCCGAGTGCTCCCCACTGGCACATGCCCACACCGTGTCCGCTTCCCTGGCCCTTTATCACCGCGCTTCTTATAACTCCGTCAGCGTCTCTGGTTAGAGTAATCCTGAAGAGACTGCTTCTGAGTAAGGTCCCGCCGGGGGATTTAAAGAAATATCTCGTGCGGTCACCGCGGACAAAGTACGCCGTGCCGTCAGCGGTCTTGATTTGAAGTGTGTCTGCGCGGAAAGAGGTGAACCGATCAACCACCTTCAACGATGAGATTCTGCTTCTTAGAGCAATCCCTGTATACATGGGGTTAGCTGCGCTGAGATTTCTTCTAAGCATGGTATTTAATTCGGCGGCGCTCAGCGTCACTGTCCAGAAAAACTGTGGCGAGTAAATACAGAATGGCTGCCCATTCGCCGAGTCTATATCTGAAACTCCCTGCAGGTAAGGTTGGGGAGGCTGCCCTTGCCAAACATGCTGGACGTCCTCGGTGTGACCCCCGCAGGTGGAATGGAAGAAGCATCTTGCCGGCTCGCCGTTGTATTCGACTATCATTCCCGACGTAAACTCGATTGCGCTGTCTGCGAGCGAGTTATAACGCTGTATGCCAGAATAAACCTGGTCACGGGTATCGGCATAGACATCGAACCCGTTCCTCATGATGAATTTGTCCGAAGAGTCCACTCCGCTCATTCTGAAGAAAGCGTAATTTCGGGCGGCGATTGCCTGTGCCATGCACGCTTGAAGTTCGGCAGTGGTCAGATGATTTACGAGCTCGTTGGGAACCACACCTCGAAGATAGGTCTCGAGCGGGACCATGTCGATCAGCCTGTACGTTCCGTTGCTCGAGGGCACAATCTCCATTTCCCCCGGGTATGTCTGGGATTTAAATGTGATCCGGTCGGAATTCGCAGCCGATTCCGGATTCAATGCTGTATCCGGCACAATCCTGATGGGCGAAAGAAACTGAAGTTCCTGATTGGGGAGAAAGGCCTTTGGCGAGCCGTCTCGAGAAAATTCAAACTTCAGTGTCGAGTTCGTCGCCTTTGATATCGAAACTCCCTGATAACTCAGGTGATAATTTCCTTCGACACGAAGAGAGATGCTGCCAACTCCTTCCGCGAGGCAGACGCGAATGG
This region includes:
- a CDS encoding Maf family protein, whose protein sequence is MNLPHIFLASRSPRRRQILEMVGIKFTLLDVEVDETNHFANNPEEYVISLSGKKADEAAKKVTSGIIATADTIVYLDGKVLNKPIDADDARKMLRSLSGRTHQVYTGFTLLRVPERKIVQHCEITDVTFRNLSDEEIDEYVESGAPFDKAGAYGIQDDLSALFVERIDGCFYNVVGLPLPKFYLALKQFADAETV
- a CDS encoding SpoIID/LytB domain-containing protein, producing MIPRKGTSLFIIIVAVAVFSFSVSFSHPIFVYSSEPTIRVCLAEGVGSISLRVEGNYHLSYQGVSISKATNSTLKFEFSRDGSPKAFLPNQELQFLSPIRIVPDTALNPESAANSDRITFKSQTYPGEMEIVPSSNGTYRLIDMVPLETYLRGVVPNELVNHLTTAELQACMAQAIAARNYAFFRMSGVDSSDKFIMRNGFDVYADTRDQVYSGIQRYNSLADSAIEFTSGMIVEYNGEPARCFFHSTCGGHTEDVQHVWQGQPPQPYLQGVSDIDSANGQPFCIYSPQFFWTVTLSAAELNTMLRRNLSAANPMYTGIALRSRISSLKVVDRFTSFRADTLQIKTADGTAYFVRGDRTRYFFKSPGGTLLRSSLFRITLTRDADGVIRSAVIKGQGSGHGVGMCQWGALGMSRLGYTYQQILSHYYPGTEVKKVY